From a region of the Desulfuromonas sp. KJ2020 genome:
- the nuoH gene encoding NADH-quinone oxidoreductase subunit NuoH: MPELLSLSNNVPLFLAAMLVKILAVFVVLILIVAYATWVERKVIGHMQTRLGPMQTGWHGLLQPIADGLKLFFKEDIIPAEASKVPFVLAPMMILVPAFITVAVVPFGPDMEVFGYLVPLQITDLNVGILYVLAMAGLGVYGIVLAGWASNSKYSLLGGIRSSAQMVSYELAAGLSIVAVFMLAETLSLRGIVEAQSGAHPLFSFLPNWYILSQPLAFALFVVGSLAEINRTPFDLPEAETELVSGFCTEYSSMKYALFFMAEYANMVVISAIAATLFLGGWAGPFPGPINLLLKVFAFMFFFIWLRATMPRVRYDQLMFIGWKVFIPLALANVVVTGIVVLMMQ, from the coding sequence TCAAGATCCTAGCAGTGTTCGTGGTGCTGATTCTTATCGTCGCCTATGCAACCTGGGTAGAGCGCAAGGTGATTGGTCACATGCAGACCCGACTCGGTCCCATGCAGACAGGTTGGCATGGTTTGCTGCAACCGATTGCAGACGGGCTGAAGTTGTTCTTTAAAGAAGATATTATTCCTGCGGAAGCATCCAAGGTTCCTTTTGTCCTGGCGCCAATGATGATCCTGGTGCCTGCCTTCATTACTGTCGCAGTTGTGCCCTTTGGTCCGGACATGGAGGTCTTTGGCTATCTGGTGCCCCTGCAGATTACCGACCTCAATGTGGGCATCCTGTATGTCCTGGCCATGGCTGGTCTGGGTGTTTATGGTATCGTCCTGGCGGGTTGGGCTTCCAATAGCAAATACTCGCTGCTTGGAGGAATTCGCTCTTCCGCCCAAATGGTATCCTACGAACTGGCCGCTGGGCTTTCTATTGTTGCTGTCTTTATGCTGGCTGAGACCCTGAGTCTGCGTGGTATCGTTGAGGCCCAGTCTGGCGCCCATCCCCTCTTCTCCTTCCTGCCGAACTGGTACATTCTGTCCCAGCCACTCGCTTTTGCCCTCTTTGTAGTAGGGTCTTTGGCTGAAATCAACCGGACGCCTTTCGACCTGCCAGAGGCCGAAACAGAGCTGGTCTCGGGTTTCTGCACGGAATATTCCTCCATGAAATACGCCCTGTTTTTCATGGCTGAATATGCCAACATGGTGGTGATCTCCGCTATTGCAGCTACCCTGTTTCTCGGTGGTTGGGCCGGTCCCTTCCCTGGGCCAATCAATCTGCTGCTCAAGGTTTTTGCCTTCATGTTTTTCTTCATTTGGCTGCGTGCCACTATGCCCCGGGTACGTTATGACCAATTGATGTTTATCGGCTGGAAGGTGTTCATCCCTCTGGCATTGGCAAACGTCGTCGTTACCGGCATCGTCGTTCTCATGATGCAGTAA
- the nuoI gene encoding NADH-quinone oxidoreductase subunit NuoI — MFKEFIKGLSITFKHMLPGNSTTVQYPKEKLPTSDRFRGLHRLVPTHEREKCVACYLCPTVCPAKCITVESAENEKGEKYPKVYQIDLLRCIFCGYCVEACPVEALEMTGEYELANYKRENFTFTKERLLK; from the coding sequence ATGTTTAAAGAGTTTATTAAAGGTCTCAGCATCACCTTCAAGCATATGCTGCCGGGAAATTCGACTACGGTTCAATATCCGAAGGAGAAGTTGCCCACTTCGGATCGTTTTCGCGGACTACATCGTCTGGTCCCGACGCATGAGCGGGAAAAGTGCGTGGCATGCTATCTCTGCCCGACTGTTTGCCCTGCAAAATGTATTACCGTCGAATCGGCTGAAAACGAAAAGGGAGAAAAATATCCCAAAGTTTACCAGATCGATCTTCTGCGCTGCATTTTCTGCGGCTACTGCGTAGAGGCTTGCCCCGTTGAGGCGCTGGAGATGACCGGTGAATATGAACTTGCCAACTACAAGCGCGAAAACTTCACCTTCACCAAAGAGCGACTTCTCAAGTAA
- a CDS encoding NADH-quinone oxidoreductase subunit J, which yields MELLFFSLVAFVAVLSGVMVVTCKSPINSALSLVMTFVCLATFYIMLNAPFMAAIQIMVYAGAIIVLIIFVIMLLNLGTATMKKTSHSLAWSGLVALLLFIQAAVFLNRSNVTGQVGEVTGELVNQVGHTELLGLSLFTEFLLPFEIASILLLVAIVGALVLAKKEV from the coding sequence ATGGAACTTCTCTTTTTCTCTCTGGTCGCCTTTGTCGCGGTCCTTTCCGGAGTGATGGTGGTGACTTGCAAGAGCCCTATCAATAGCGCTCTTTCGCTCGTCATGACCTTCGTGTGCCTTGCTACCTTCTACATCATGCTCAATGCTCCCTTTATGGCCGCGATTCAGATCATGGTCTATGCTGGCGCCATTATTGTGCTGATTATCTTTGTCATCATGCTTCTTAACCTTGGCACTGCTACCATGAAAAAGACCTCTCATAGTCTGGCCTGGTCAGGCCTGGTGGCCCTGCTTCTTTTTATTCAGGCTGCTGTCTTTCTCAATCGCAGCAATGTCACTGGGCAAGTCGGCGAGGTGACGGGAGAGCTCGTAAACCAGGTTGGACATACCGAACTTCTTGGTCTAAGCCTTTTCACCGAGTTTCTTCTTCCCTTTGAAATTGCATCGATCCTGCTCCTCGTTGCCATTGTCGGTGCGTTGGTGCTGGCCAAAAAAGAAGTATAG
- the nuoK gene encoding NADH-quinone oxidoreductase subunit NuoK has product MITVHHYLVISAILFSLGTFGVLTRKNAIVVFMCIELMLNGVNLSFIALSHFLGNMDGQVFVFFVMAVAASEAAIGLALMIAFFRNKESIEVEDFNLLKW; this is encoded by the coding sequence ATGATTACCGTTCACCATTATCTTGTTATAAGTGCAATCCTGTTTTCACTGGGCACTTTCGGAGTATTGACAAGGAAAAATGCCATTGTCGTCTTTATGTGCATCGAACTGATGCTCAATGGGGTAAATCTTTCCTTTATTGCCCTTTCTCATTTTCTTGGAAATATGGATGGCCAGGTCTTTGTCTTCTTTGTCATGGCTGTTGCGGCATCAGAGGCAGCAATAGGGCTCGCTCTTATGATTGCATTTTTCCGGAACAAAGAGTCCATTGAGGTAGAAGACTTTAACCTTCTTAAATGGTAA
- the nuoL gene encoding NADH-quinone oxidoreductase subunit L — MYDKLWLIPFFPLLGSIINGLFGSKIKNEKVIGTIGTLAIASSFVVSTNYFLQLLKDPVKVHENVIASWMSVGNLQVDWGFLLDPLSALMIMVVTGVGSLIHLYSIGYMHGEEGFFRYFSYLNLFAFSMLMLVLGNNALVMFIGWEGVGLCSYLLIGYYYHKKSAGDAAKKAFVVNRIGDFGFLVALFILFWTLGNDHGVWTVNFVEIAKHGHLLGTGSVVVTLVTLCFFLGATGKSAQIPLYTWLPDAMEGPTPVSALIHAATMVTAGVYMIGRMNGLFAMAPDTMMVIAIVGAATAIFAASIGLAQNDIKRVLAYSTVSQLGYMFLAMGVGAFTAGVFHLMTHAFFKACLFLGSGSVIHAMHHAYHHAHLHDDAQDMRNMGGLAKKMPITYLTFLVSTIAIAGIPGFSGFFSKDEILWWAFGSTRGHWLLWLVGAIAAGMTAFYMFRLVFMTFHGKQRTHVKAKDHIHESPLVITIPLMVLGVLAVFGGYVGVPAVIGELFGHIPNKLEHFLAPVFAATQEAHHISAHGSHALEFGLMGVSVGIALVGIVGAWFFYLAKPELPGKFVAAFQGLHRAVFNKWYVDELYDALFVNATKKAGTFFWKGFDVIVVDGIVNGLGRIVNLCSRGLRLTQTGFVHNYALSMVVGVVIIVGYYVFK; from the coding sequence ATGTACGACAAACTGTGGCTTATACCATTCTTTCCCTTGCTGGGGTCCATCATTAACGGACTTTTCGGCTCGAAGATCAAGAATGAGAAGGTGATTGGGACCATCGGTACCCTGGCGATTGCCTCCTCCTTTGTGGTCTCAACCAATTACTTCCTTCAGCTTCTCAAAGACCCTGTTAAAGTTCATGAGAATGTGATCGCCTCCTGGATGTCCGTCGGCAATCTGCAGGTGGACTGGGGTTTTCTCCTCGACCCTTTGTCCGCACTGATGATCATGGTAGTCACCGGGGTTGGATCTCTTATTCATCTGTACTCCATTGGTTACATGCACGGGGAAGAAGGGTTTTTCAGATACTTTTCTTATCTGAACCTTTTTGCCTTTTCCATGCTGATGCTGGTACTTGGTAACAATGCCCTTGTCATGTTCATTGGCTGGGAGGGGGTTGGCCTCTGTTCGTACCTCCTGATTGGTTACTATTACCATAAGAAGAGCGCCGGAGACGCTGCCAAGAAGGCTTTTGTGGTCAATCGTATCGGGGACTTCGGTTTTCTGGTCGCACTCTTCATCCTGTTTTGGACGCTGGGCAACGATCATGGAGTATGGACCGTTAACTTTGTCGAGATTGCCAAGCACGGCCATCTTCTCGGAACCGGCAGTGTAGTTGTTACTCTCGTCACACTGTGCTTCTTCCTGGGTGCAACTGGTAAGTCGGCCCAGATTCCCCTTTACACCTGGTTGCCTGACGCGATGGAGGGTCCTACCCCCGTTTCGGCACTGATCCACGCCGCAACGATGGTTACCGCAGGTGTCTATATGATCGGCCGGATGAATGGTCTGTTCGCCATGGCTCCCGACACCATGATGGTTATCGCCATTGTCGGTGCGGCAACCGCAATTTTCGCCGCGAGCATAGGCCTGGCCCAGAACGATATCAAACGCGTCCTGGCCTATTCTACCGTCTCTCAGTTGGGCTACATGTTCCTGGCCATGGGTGTTGGCGCCTTCACCGCTGGTGTTTTTCACCTCATGACCCACGCATTTTTCAAAGCCTGTCTCTTCCTTGGCTCCGGTTCCGTTATCCATGCGATGCATCATGCCTATCATCATGCTCATTTGCATGACGATGCGCAGGATATGCGCAATATGGGTGGACTGGCCAAAAAGATGCCTATCACCTATCTGACTTTTCTGGTCTCTACCATTGCTATTGCCGGTATTCCTGGCTTCTCAGGCTTCTTTTCGAAGGATGAGATTCTCTGGTGGGCTTTCGGCTCCACTCGCGGGCACTGGCTCCTTTGGCTGGTTGGCGCCATTGCGGCCGGTATGACGGCCTTCTACATGTTCCGCCTCGTTTTCATGACCTTTCACGGGAAACAGCGTACTCATGTCAAGGCCAAAGACCATATTCATGAATCGCCCTTGGTTATCACCATCCCCCTGATGGTTCTGGGTGTTCTCGCTGTTTTTGGCGGCTATGTGGGTGTACCCGCCGTCATTGGGGAGCTGTTTGGTCACATCCCCAACAAGCTTGAGCATTTTCTGGCCCCTGTCTTCGCAGCCACTCAGGAGGCCCACCATATTTCTGCTCACGGATCTCACGCTCTTGAGTTCGGGCTAATGGGGGTTTCCGTTGGTATTGCCCTCGTAGGTATTGTCGGGGCCTGGTTCTTCTATCTGGCCAAACCCGAACTGCCCGGCAAGTTCGTGGCCGCCTTCCAGGGGCTCCATCGTGCCGTATTCAACAAATGGTATGTTGACGAACTTTATGACGCTCTTTTTGTCAACGCAACCAAGAAGGCCGGTACCTTCTTCTGGAAGGGTTTCGACGTCATCGTTGTCGATGGCATTGTTAATGGTCTTGGCCGGATTGTTAACCTCTGCTCCAGAGGGCTGCGTCTTACTCAGACCGGCTTTGTTCACAATTATGCCCTGAGCATGGTTGTTGGTGTCGTCATCATTGTTGGCTATTACGTCTTCAAATAA
- a CDS encoding NADH-quinone oxidoreductase subunit M, with product MTEHLLSLMTFFPLVGMLALLFIPKENSGLLKGFTLVVTLITFFISLPLAFDDVFKTSAAMHYTEFARWISVGDFFQMNYNVGVDGISLWLVLLTTFIMPIAILSTWQAVEKNVKGYMAVMLLLETAMLGAFISLDLFLFYIFWELMLIPMYFMIGIWGGKNRIYAAVKFFIFTAVGSLLMLVAIIFVYYQATTAGLADNGFAIADFYKLSLDPALQKWLFLAFAFSFAIKVPMFPVHTWLPDAHTEAPTAGSVILAAILLKMGTYGYVRFAMPLFPEATHQFIPFLSLLAVIGIIYGALVAMMQDDVKKLVAYSSVSHLGFVMLGIFALNMQGVAGGMLQMINHGISTGALFLIVGFIYERRHTRAIAEFGGIAKVMPIFATIFMIVTFSSVGLPGTNGFVGEFLILMGSFESKLRWYGVFATTGVIFAAVYMLWMFQRVMFGEVKNPENAKLKDLSMREVVLMLPLLLFVFWIGVYPNTFLEKMNPAIEQFIDQVNGKQQVAIVEQIQPQYFGEQN from the coding sequence ATGACCGAACATCTTCTCAGCCTGATGACCTTCTTCCCACTCGTTGGGATGCTGGCTCTGCTGTTCATTCCTAAGGAAAACAGCGGTTTGCTTAAAGGTTTTACGCTGGTGGTGACACTAATCACCTTTTTCATCAGTTTGCCGCTTGCTTTTGACGACGTTTTCAAAACCTCGGCTGCCATGCACTACACTGAATTTGCGCGCTGGATTAGCGTCGGCGACTTTTTTCAGATGAACTACAATGTCGGTGTTGACGGAATTAGCCTGTGGCTGGTTCTTCTCACTACCTTCATTATGCCCATCGCGATTCTTTCAACCTGGCAGGCTGTTGAAAAGAATGTCAAAGGCTATATGGCGGTCATGCTTCTGCTTGAAACAGCCATGCTGGGTGCCTTTATCTCCCTGGACCTCTTCCTCTTCTACATTTTCTGGGAATTGATGCTCATCCCCATGTACTTTATGATCGGTATCTGGGGTGGAAAAAATCGCATTTATGCCGCTGTAAAGTTTTTCATATTCACTGCCGTTGGCTCGCTGCTCATGCTGGTGGCTATCATTTTCGTTTATTATCAGGCTACCACGGCCGGTTTGGCTGACAACGGCTTCGCTATTGCCGACTTCTACAAGCTCTCCCTTGATCCCGCATTGCAGAAATGGCTTTTCCTGGCTTTTGCCTTCAGTTTCGCCATCAAGGTTCCCATGTTTCCGGTCCACACCTGGTTGCCTGACGCCCACACCGAAGCGCCCACTGCCGGTTCGGTAATCCTGGCCGCAATCCTGCTTAAAATGGGAACGTATGGATACGTGCGCTTCGCCATGCCTCTCTTTCCTGAGGCAACTCACCAGTTTATTCCCTTTCTGTCGCTGCTGGCGGTCATTGGCATCATTTACGGCGCTTTGGTAGCGATGATGCAGGATGACGTTAAAAAGCTGGTCGCCTACTCTTCCGTATCCCACCTTGGCTTCGTCATGCTTGGCATCTTTGCTCTTAATATGCAGGGTGTGGCTGGCGGTATGCTGCAGATGATCAATCATGGCATCTCGACTGGTGCACTGTTCCTCATCGTCGGCTTTATTTATGAACGCCGACACACTCGGGCTATTGCCGAGTTTGGGGGCATTGCCAAGGTCATGCCGATTTTCGCCACAATTTTCATGATTGTGACGTTCTCTTCTGTCGGCCTGCCCGGAACTAATGGATTCGTCGGTGAATTCCTGATTCTTATGGGCTCCTTTGAAAGCAAGTTGAGATGGTACGGAGTATTTGCCACTACCGGCGTTATTTTCGCCGCGGTTTATATGCTCTGGATGTTTCAGCGGGTTATGTTCGGCGAAGTCAAGAATCCTGAAAACGCCAAGCTTAAAGACCTGTCCATGCGTGAAGTTGTTCTTATGCTTCCGCTCCTGCTCTTTGTCTTCTGGATCGGTGTATATCCCAACACATTTCTTGAGAAGATGAACCCTGCCATCGAGCAGTTTATTGATCAGGTCAATGGTAAGCAGCAGGTCGCTATTGTGGAGCAAATTCAGCCTCAATATTTCGGCGAGCAAAACTAG